From the genome of Pirellulales bacterium:
CATGGCCCTGGAAATAAACGAGATCGCCGGAGTAACCGTCGCCCTTTCCGCGGAAGAAGTGGTTCAACCCGACCTCGAACAACGTGGCGGTCGAGGCGTAGGTCGAGATGTGTCCGCCGATGCCGTGATGTTCGTGATTGGCCCGCGAGACCATGGCCATCGCATTCCAGCGGAGGATGCTCTCGATGCGGTGTTCGATCCAGCGGTTGCCCGGATAGGGCGGCTGCCGGTCAGGCGGAATCGTGTTGATGTAAGGCGTGTTGAGGGGGCCGTGCGTCGCCAGCCCCTTGCGGGCGAGCACCTGGTTGAGCATGGAAACGAGCCAACGCGCGCGCTCGGGACCTTCCGCGTCGAGAATATATCGCAACGATGCCAACCATTCGGCCGTTTCAGCCGGGTCGGCATCGCCGCTATCCGGAAGTATCGCGGTTTGTTCGAGCTGAGCCATGGTGACTGCCACCTGTCTACCTTGACCGGCCTTTTTTGCGCGGCGGAGACCGCTTGGCCGGAGAGCGAAGTTTCTTCAGTGCCGAGCCTTTATGCATGGCGACGTGATCGGTCTTGTCGCTCTTGATCAGGTACTGCGGCTCGTCTTTCGACGCATGCCTGATATAGCCCTTGAACTCGGTCTCGGAAGTAATCTTCTTGAGGATCGTCCCTCGCACGCGGCCTGCTTCCGAATTCCACGCGACGTGGTCGCCGACTTTGAAGTTGTGTGCCATTGGTATCCGTCTCCTTCTTGTCGCGGGCTGTAGGGTGGGCCGGCGCTCGCAAGCTCGCTTGTCCCACCCTACGCACTCACGTGCTCGCTGACGCCGCAACGTCGGACGGCTCCGACAGGTGCCCGGCTTCGTCCAGCCCCTCCAGCAGCATGTGGAAATAAGCTAATCCCGCGTAGGGCCGCCAGCGTCGCAATCGGCGCGCCACGGCGGGGTAATCGAGTTTCTGTCGTAGCCTGAGCATGCGCTGGAGTCGGTTGCGGGCACCGACGTCGTCGCCTGGAAAAACATGCGTTCGTCCGAGGCCCCGCAGCAGCGCGTATTCAGCGCTCCAGCGGCCGATGCCACGATGCGCTTGCAGTCGCTCGATCGCCGCATCGTCCTCTTCGTCAGCCAATGCTTCCAAGTCGGATTCGCCCGATGCGATCGATCGCGCCAATTCAATCATCGCCCGGCCTTTCTGGCGGCTGAAACCGAGCCGGCGGAAGTCGTCCGGGCGCCGGTCAACGAGATCCTCCGGACGCGGGAAGGCAAAAGTCGAACCACCGTCGATCGAAAGCGCGTAATGGGCGGCGACCTTGTTGAGAAGTTGGATGCCCAAGCTCAGCGTTACCTGTTGACAGGCGATGGCGTTCACCAGCGCCTCGAACAACGTGAGAAACCGCGGCGGCTTCATGCCGCGAAACCTTGTCGCCAATCGATCGAGCCGGGGGTCGGATTTGGCAAAACGGTAAAACTCGGACAGGTCGGTCCGCAGGCCGAGCAATCGTTCGAGCGCGGCGGTCACGGCGGATTTCGTCGAGTCGTTTGCAGCGGCGCCGCTCACCTGCACCTCGATCCTGGGCCGTTGCGGAGGCCGAACCTGCCGCACCGCCACAACCACCGCTTTATCCGCCAGCGTCAACACCCGCCGATACGTTTCGCCGTCCCACCGGTCGACGGCGTTTTCTTTTCTCCGCCGCAACGCCCAGACGGTGAAATCGAGCCGAAACGGCGGCACGGGCGTGAGGTCGAAGCGGTACGATTTCACTTACAATGCCGCCTTACAACATGCTGGGCGCACCTGAAATCAAGGCGCCGTGGGCGGGACATCGGCCGGCTCACTGCCGCCGGTTCCGGTGGCTCCGCTGCCAATGCCGCCTGTTGCGGTATTCGTGTGTGGCTGCTCTTCAATATATCCACCGTTACGGGGCGAATCGGAACAACCGCTTCCGCAGAGAGCAATAACGATGCAGGCCGTTGCAAAGCGCTTCATGAGATCTCCTCTTGGCATGTCAGCGTTTTCAAAAGGATGGCTGGTGCGAACGTCCCTCGTTGCAACTGCGATGCCGTGCGCTAGTTCGTCTCGCGGATTCGGCGAGCCAGCGGCTGACCAGGTTCAGCCCGCGCGTCGTGCGGCACCGAAATCCAGACCGGGCCACCGCAAGCACCCAGAAGTCACGGCGATGATCGGCGGCAATCTCGTGCTCCTAACGGCGAGGGGGGGTGTGTCAGATCCGCCCAGCGCGCATTTGTCGCGCCGCACAACCGAGCGCACCGCGCATCTTGGCCACGCCTCTTTACGCTTCGGACCCGGCTTTTCCACGCTCGAAAAGATGAAAATCGGGCCGAAAAGCAAATTAGATGGCCGGTGGGTCTATATTTTGCAAGACGGCGTATGCGAGCGGCAGAAAAAGACAGGCAATCATGAACTCGTGGAACAACGGTAATCCGGAAGATCTCGAACGACGGGAAGGCTTATCAGCACAGCCAGATCTCGAGATCATTGCCCGCCGGGCCTACCAAATCTGGCAAAGTCATGATTGTCCCGAAGGGACAGCCACTGACGATTGGCGGCAGGCCGAGGCCGAGATATGGCGGGCCGCTTCGTCCTGCAGCGGCAGGCGTGACCAGCCCCACCGTCCGCGGCCAGCGCTGTGGGATGCGATGATCGACGAGGCGTCAGAAGAATCGTTTCCGGCGAGCGATCCACCAGCCTCGACGTGTTGCACCATTACCTGACATCCACGCCGAAGGATTGCCATGCCGACTCAAAAGAAGATTTTGTTCGCGACGGATTATTCGGAATCGACCGGTCACGTCTTGACCTATGCGGCGTCGCTGGCGCGCGACATGGGCGCCAAGCTCGTGGTAGCTCATGTCTCCCAGCTCGAGCAATACCCCGTTGGAGAGCTATTCGATGAAGAACCGCAAACTTCCGACGAGGAATTGGCAAAGTTGCGGGCCGTTGTACCGCCCGATCCTCGCATTGCATGCGAGCACCGTTTGCTCCACGGTGAGCCGGCTGAAGAGATCGTCAAATTGGCAGATCAAGAGCGCGTCGATGCCATCATCGTCGGCACGCATTACCGCTCGCGCCTTGCCAGCTTGCTGGGCGGAAGCGTCGCGGAAACGCTGCTTCGTACGGCTCACTGCCCGGTCATTGCCTACCGCCCGCCTCGACTTTCACCAGCGATCGACAACCGCGATGCAGTCGGCGATGCGACGGCGAGCAATGGCGGCCGGCCAGTTCCCCCCGATGGCGGACAGGGGGCCCAGGCGGTGACGGACGTCGATCTGCAAAGGACGGTGAAAGAATGGGCGACGC
Proteins encoded in this window:
- a CDS encoding DUF2945 domain-containing protein; the encoded protein is MAHNFKVGDHVAWNSEAGRVRGTILKKITSETEFKGYIRHASKDEPQYLIKSDKTDHVAMHKGSALKKLRSPAKRSPPRKKGRSR
- a CDS encoding AlkA N-terminal domain-containing protein, with protein sequence MKSYRFDLTPVPPFRLDFTVWALRRRKENAVDRWDGETYRRVLTLADKAVVVAVRQVRPPQRPRIEVQVSGAAANDSTKSAVTAALERLLGLRTDLSEFYRFAKSDPRLDRLATRFRGMKPPRFLTLFEALVNAIACQQVTLSLGIQLLNKVAAHYALSIDGGSTFAFPRPEDLVDRRPDDFRRLGFSRQKGRAMIELARSIASGESDLEALADEEDDAAIERLQAHRGIGRWSAEYALLRGLGRTHVFPGDDVGARNRLQRMLRLRQKLDYPAVARRLRRWRPYAGLAYFHMLLEGLDEAGHLSEPSDVAASAST
- a CDS encoding universal stress protein, which codes for MPTQKKILFATDYSESTGHVLTYAASLARDMGAKLVVAHVSQLEQYPVGELFDEEPQTSDEELAKLRAVVPPDPRIACEHRLLHGEPAEEIVKLADQERVDAIIVGTHYRSRLASLLGGSVAETLLRTAHCPVIAYRPPRLSPAIDNRDAVGDATASNGGRPVPPDGGQGAQAVTDVDLQRTVKEWATRSQLYHVFNKHGIDVLWDGHRRLADVCREKGLNPRHIA